The Alkalihalobacillus sp. TS-13 genomic interval CCAAGACAAAAACGATTCGCTCGATCAAGGCACAACACCACTTAGATCACAAGCCGAACCTAGTAATGGAATAGGAGTTGTATACAGATGACTGAACGATTCTTTTTATACGATGATGTTGAAGAAACGAAAACACGATTTGTAAGCTTCATGGGGGAAAATCAACGATTCGATCTTGCGATTACGAAAACGGATCGACATTATGGAAAACCGCTTGTTTTGGATATCCAGGGAGGACGTTTCGCCATCATCGGGCCGGACGATTTAGAAGAACCGGGTTACTTGGAGCATGCGTTCAACTTGAATGAAGAAGATGCACATGAACTTCGGGAATTTTTAGAAGAAGAGGTCCTTTCATAAAATGTATAGGGAAACCACTGGTCGGCCAGTGGTTTTTCAGTTTGAGGAATAAAAGGACGACACAGCTCTGTAAAAGGAAATTGTTGATTATAAGCGAAAATTGCGACCCTCCTGCAGGAAAAGCGAGCCAGGCGAGACCCCGCAGTTTTTAAAGGATCTTCGACTAAAAGCCACCACATCCTGCGTCAGCGGTTACTAGGCGCAAAACTACAAGGACGCAACATAAGTCTGTGGTCTTGTGGTGAACGTCGAAGCCCTGTAAAAAGTGAGCGGGGCGGCTTGCGGAAGTGGGTTAATACAGGGAAGTGATGTCTAGCTCAGCGACCAGGCACTTGGATCACTACAAACTTTCTGCGGCGGCAACACATTGATTGACATCCTTATGAGTTAGCCCACGCAGAACCAAGTCTTTGTTTGGTTCGAGCCTCCTCGTCAGTCCTCCAGTGACCTGCGTGACTAAACGGGTCGCTTCCGCTTTTCTTGTGCCCGTGGAAAGGGAGTATATTTCTACGCCAATACAATGGCATTGTGAAAACAACAATTTTTACTAAAAGGACTTTAGGAAAAACTCATTTCCAAATGATTATTATTTTTTGGGACTTCCAAAGCAATATTTACATACAACATCTAAAAATAGAGGTCGTACCTACAAAAATGAAAATTTTATCTACATAAAATGGGAATTATCTACAAAAACAAAAATCGGAGTGAAATTTGTAAAAATCAACAATAACAACGAACAAAGTCTATTTAAAAAGATGCTGAAATCAGATGGAAAATGCCAAACGTAATGTAAGCTTTTGGCTTCAGTAATAACCACGCTTCCAGGGCAATATAATAATGGATAGTATCATCTATCCAAAGCCTAGAAGGAGTGGTGTCCTTTGGCAAGAAGAAAAGGTTATCGGAAAGAGAATGAAATGTATACGGATTTCTCTAACGTCGAGACGATGCATAATTTTATCTTACCTGAGGACTTACCGGAGGGTGCTTATGGCTCTCCAATCAATGCAAAATTGGGCAAGTCGACGCCATTTGATGAAGACCAGCGTTATTACAGTGCCTTCAATTATGAGAACAAGACGATGCACCAGGACATCCCACGACAATATCCCGGTGCTCACCCAGTGCACAGTGATCCTAATCGTGAAGAAGAACCTCCTTATATGGACTATGAAAAAAGGGACTGACATTGCGTCAGTTCCCTTTTTCTGCTTTGCTCATCTCTCTTTTGTTTGACGGTTTTTTCGATTCTTTTTTAGGTTCGTTCGTTTTGATTTTTTTCAAGATAAAATAAGGACAGCCGAAGTTACAGAACTCCAAGAGGTACTCAGGTACTGTACTGAACTTCGTTTCATAATTCGCCTTGTCATTTTGATCGTCGAAAAATCCACGTAAGCGTAACTGGTTATAACCCCAGTCCCCTACGATATAATCATATTTATGTAAAATTTCGCTATATCTGGATGTAAATTCTTCCTCGTTCCATCCATCTCGAAAATCCTCTATGACCTCATAATTGATTCCGTTTACGCAAACCAATCTCATCACTCCATTCACACTCTTATTTTATCATGATTTATGGGTAGATGTACAAGTTCTGTCAGTATAACCATAAAAGTTACAGCAAAATCTATAGGTAGGAGGTGAACAGTGAATGAAAAAATTCATTATTGCTGGTCTTACATTTACAATGCTTTTCTTACCTGCTTGCGGAATGGATAAAGGAGATTACGACGGTGCAAATGGAAACGGAATGAATCCGACGTTAGACGTTAAAGATCGTGCTGGAACACCGGGAAAAACCCCACAAGAAGCAACGGATGACTTCGGCTATACTCGAATTCAGAGCCCAACTGATGACCGCCGTAACTTTGGCGGAGGACCACAGCTTGATAAAAAACAGCTTTCCAATACCATTTCGAGAATGATCATGCAGAATCGAGTTGTGAGAGATTCAGCTACACTCGTAACAAGCGACAGAGTACTTATCGTTTACGATGCTGAAACGGATGACCGGGAAAGAACAGCTGATATGGTGAAAAGATCTGCGATGTCGGTTGTTCCTCGTTGGTTCCATGTTTATGTTTCAGATGATACAACCCTATTTGAATACATTGAACGTTATAAAAATATGGATGAGACTTCAACAAACGTTAAACGTAGCATCGATGGTCTGATCAAAGAAATGAAAAAATCACCACAAGGATACACAGATCCTGACAAAGACGGCGAAATGGAAGGTAAAGGAATCTCAGAAGGAAGGAAATAAGAGAAGTAGGGCTGTCCAAAAAGTGTCTGAGTCTCTCCAAACTTAACAACATTTTAAAAGAAAAATCATGGATTTGATACAGCATGTTGTTTTGGAGTAGTCTGACACTTTTCTTTTAGGACAGTCTGGCTTTTTGTAATATGCAGCATCATAACTGGACATCCTGTACTTCGAACAGTTCTTTACACAAAATGAGTCTTTAAGACGGTATGAATTTAGAAAAGCTCAATTTTCAAAGCCCCATTGTGACCGTATAAAAACCCAAATCAAAACACTATGGATAAGATAGCTGCCCCCTCAATCCACTTATTTCAATAATTTGAGTCAAAAATCCTTTTCCAATCATATGAAAAAATCATCATACAAAAAAAAACAGATCGACCCGTGGGGATTTGCTTTCATCACGAATCGACCTCTTTAAACTTTGTACTTATTTCGCTTCTTGTTGACGTTGTTTCGATGCTGCGTTGACTTGCTCATCTGCATGGTAAGACGAACGTACTAATGGACCAGATTCGCAATGGCTGAAGCCTTTCGACATCGCGATTTCTTTAAGCTCTGCAAACTCATCCGGATGATAATACTTCTGAACTTTCAAGTGCTTTTTTGTTGGTTGGAGATATTGTCCAATTGTCATGATATCAACATTGTTAGCACGAAGGTCGTCCATCGTTTGAATGATCTCTTCCTTCGTTTCCCCTAGTCCCACCATAATACTTGATTTTGTCGGAATATCCGGCTGCATTTCTTTCGCCCGACGCAAGAATTCAAGAGAACGTTCATATGTCGCACGTGCACGGACCCTTGGTGTCAATCTTTCAACAGTTTCAATATTATGATTCAAGATGTCAGGACGGGCATCCATAAGGGTCTTCAAGTTTTCATATTTCCCCATCATGTCAGATGGAAGTACCTCAACTGTACAGAAAGGATTTGCACGGCGCACAGCACGTACCGTTTCAGCATAAACCCCCGAACCGCCATCCTTCAAATCGTCACGAGCAACCGCTGTGATGACAGCATGCTTAAGTCCCATCAATTTGACAGATTCAGCAACACGTTCTGGTTCTTTCAAATCCAGTTCATTAGGCAAACCAGTCTTGACAGCACAAAAACGGCAAGCACGTGTACATACATCACCTAGGATCATGAATGTAGCTGTTTTACGAACCGCCCAACACTCGTGGATATTTGGGCAACGCGCTTCTTCACAAACCGTATGTAAGTTCTTCTCGCGCATCATCTTTTTAAGACCAGTGTAGTTTTCATTTGTATTTAATTTGATCTTAAGCCATTCGGGCTTTCGAATATGTTCTTCTTTTTTCGCCATCTAACTCACTCCAATATTGGATTAGTTTAAGATTCCGGCATTGAGTGACACTTACTCTGATGCGTTAATCTAATACCTTTCTACTGTATCATATTGTTGATTCAAGTTCCATTATCCGTGCATACGTCCTGTTTTCCAACATTTGATAATCATTATTTGCCTAATTCAATACAAACTAACATTATGAAAAGATACAGGAAAGGACTGAATTCCCTGTATGAAAAAATTTGTATTGTTAGTCATTTTCATAATAGGTGTAAGCATTGGAACAACTGAAATAGCTGAAGCAAAAAAGACATATCAGAAAGAAGATGTTGGGCGTTACGCGCTTTATCATAAAATGGAGGCACTCACCTCCATTCCATGGTATTACTTAGGGGCGATCGATCAATATGAACGATCGATAAGGCGTGCCCAAAAAGACCTTCCAGAAGAAGAAGGGTTGATCGGCATTTACTATTCACCCATACAATGGGTAGGTCCATTAAACACAAATTTGGATGATACGAATGCATCGACCATTTCATTATTCGGCGGCATAGGGCTTGATGGAAATAACGATGGAAAAGCAGATCGAAATAATGATGAGGATGTGTTATATACATTTGCTCATTATCTGCAGGCATACGGTTTTGATGAAGAAAACATTAAAATCGGTTTGTGGGATTACTACCATCGTGATAAAACCGTCGACATCATAATGGGAATAGCCAAGGTTTACCGTGAGTACCAAACCTTGAGTCTTAATGAGCGTGCATTTCCTGTTCCGATCAGAGCTAACTATAGCTTCCGTAACACATGGGGGGACCGCCGGGGATTTGGTGGACTTCGTATCCATGAAGGAACCGATATTTTTGCGGATTACGGTGTACCTGTAAGAGCAACGACTTATGGCATCGTAGAAATCGCAGGTTGGAACCGTTTTGGAGGATGGCGGGTGGGGATTCGTGACTTGAACAACGTCTACCATTATTACGCGCATCTGAAGGGTTTCGAAAAAGGAATTGGGAAAGGCTCTGTGGTCAAGCCGGGCCAAACGATTGGTTACGTTGGGAGCTCTGGATATGGACCACCAGGGACTGCTGGTAAATTCCCTCCGCATCTTCATTATGGTATGTATCGTGACAATGGTTATAACGAATGGTCATTCGACCCTTATCCCTACCTCAAAGCATGGGAACGTCAAGACCGTAATAAAAAATAATTTACAAAAAAGGATGAGCTGAATAACTTCCAGCCCATCCTTCTTACATTTTATTTTTGCTTGGACGTTTTCACCGCATTCGCAATGCTTGCAGCTAAACCTCCCCAAAGGACAACCATTCCGATGACCATCATTGTAATTGCTCCACCAGTCATTTAGTTAACCTCCTTTTCTGAATCAAGGGAAGTATTTTTGTTCCACTTCTTCAATGAGAATAGGATACCGACTACCACAGCACCGATTGCTACCAACCAGCCTGAATAAAAAATGAAGAAATCTGAGTAGTTTTCATAGTTCCCACTATCAGTAGGGAATTCCCTCATCAAGTTCTGTTTGAATAATTGGAACATCATGTAACCAAGGATGACCGGCGTTATGATGCCCAGACAGATCTTCCACCAACCGCCAAGACGAATATCCGAAATTTCGTTTGCATGAGTTTGAAAAACAGAGAGCTTTCTCAGGAACCATGCAATCGCTACGACTTCTACCAGTCCAACAAGTGCAACACCAAATTGGTTAATGAAGTAATCTGCTGCATCAAGGAAGAACAAACCGCCTTGCGTTGCAAACAGGATTGAAACTAGTGCTGCAAGTCCTCCACCGACAAACACTGCTTTTGTACGAGAGGTTCCAAATTTCTCAGAGAAACCAGCCACATACGTCTCAACAATTGAAATCAATGAAGATAGACCCGCAAGGACTAATGACGCAAAGAATAAGAATCCGAATAATTCATTCATAGCAGGGAATTGGTTAATGATTTGTGGGAAGACAACGAATGCAAGTCCCACTCCTCCAGTGACAACTTCATCCACTGGCACGTTAGCTGCAACTGCCATGAATCCAAGAGCACTGAAGACTCCGATACCTGCTAAAAGCTCAAATCCTGAGTTGCTGAATCCGGTAATGAATGCATTGTTTGTGATATCCGATTTTTTCGGCAGATAACTCGAATAGGTAATCATGATAGCGAATGCAATCGATAAACTAAAGAAAATTTGACCATAAGCCGCTACCCAGACCTTTCCATCCCAGATCGCATCAAAGTTCGGTTGAAAGAAAGCTTCTAAACCGCTCGCAGCGCCTGGTAATGTGACTGCCCGAATAACGATGATCAAGAATAAAATGACAAGAGCCGGAATGAATATCTTGTTTGCTGCTTCAATTCCTTTTTTAACACCTTTAAAAAGAACACTCAGTGTAATGACCCAAACGATTAATAATGGAATGAATACCCCTGGTACTAAGCTTCCTACTTCACCCGGTGCACTTAGATTCAAGTACTCCGAAAACAAAAAACCTTCTGTGTCCTCGCCCCATTTAAGGTTCAAGGCAAAAATCGAATATGAAATGGCCCATGCAATGATGACTGCATAATAAGTAGAAATCACAAATGAAATGAATACCTGCCACCAACCAATCCATTCAGCCTTTTTATTCATACGGTGATAGGTAAGCGGTGCAGACCCCCGGTACTTGTGACCTATGGTGAATTCCAATACTAATAGTGGAATCCCGGCAGTTAGCAATGCGATCAAATACGGAATAAAGAAAGCTCCTCCGCCGTTGTCATAAGCCACCGCAGGGAATCGCCATATGTTTCCGAGGCCGATTGCGGATCCTACAGCTGCCAAAATAAATCCTGCTCTAGAGCCCCACTGTGCTCTGTTCTCCATTATTACTCCCCCATTCTCTAATGTTTTGTTACTAAAGTCTACAGTTGAAAACTTTAGTTTTTTCTGACTATTTCGATTATAGTATAGCTGTTTTAATAGAGGCCTGTCAAAGAATTTTCGAGAAATTTAGTGATAAATGTCTATATAGAAGATTTGCAGTTTTGGTATAAATATACTACATATTATTACATTTTTTTCATAATAAATTCTTTTCGATGGGTATTTCGGTTATTCGGTGTCTTCTCAGTGTTCCGTTATGATATATTTGTATTTTGCCCGTAGAATTGTCGTGGAGAGGGACTGGATTAGTGTTATTATTACTTGTTTCAGAACTCACACCGATTTCGGACAGTATCGCGCACTTTTCATTCTCTCCTGTCCAATAAGCGCCGAATCCAAACAGGCACGTGTTCTCTTTACCTGCTTATGACCCAATAGTCATCTTCGTCCACACTTTTTTCTTCATAAAAAAGCTGACCCATTCGAGTCAGCTTTTTAAGATAAATCAATTAGTTTTGTTCTCGCGGTGATTCGATACTTGTGAAGTTCATCTTCTTCAATATGAAAGCCACAATGATCACGAGCACAAGTGATACCAGCAGTGACAACGTGACGCTTTGTGTAAAACCAATGATAAGGAATCCGACCGAACTGATGACAGCAGCCAATAGCGCATATGGCAATTGGGTCATCACATGATCGATATGATTGCTTCCCGCCCCCGTTGATGAAAGGATCGTCGTATCGGATATTGGTGAACAATGGTCACCGAAAACGGATCCTGCAAGAACTGCCGCCAGTACAGGAAGGATATAACTAATGTCAGTCGCTGCTGCAATTTCACCAGCTATCGGAAGCATGACACCAAACGTCCCCCACGAAGTACCTGTAGCAAAAGCCATGATTCCAGAGATCAAGAACAGCAATACAGGCAGGAACGCAATATTAATGTTGTCATCTACAATCCCAGCTAAATATTTTCCTGTGCCGATTTCATCGATGATGGCAATGATCACCCACGCAAAAATCAGAATGTAGATGGCTGGAAGCATGGATTGGATCCCCTTCCAAATACCTGTTCCGAAATGCTTTCCAGGCAATTTTTTCATCAAGAAAAGAACGATCGTGACAGTTAATCCGAACAACCCGCCGTAAACAAGTGATTTCGCAACATCGGTATTTTCAAACATGGAAAGCAAGGTGACATTTCCTTCAGTTGCTTGGGCACCGGTATAAAGCATTGCAGCGACTGTCCCAACAATCAACGCAACGATCGGCCAGATCAGATCCCCTACTTTTCCTTTATCGCTTTCAGGCAACCCAATCTGCTGACCGGGCACCGCTTTGTTATCCGGGTTTAATACATGCCCTTCATTGACCGCCCTTTCTTCATGTGTCTTCATTGAGAACAAGTTGATATTCCATAACGCTGTTGCAAACACAAGCAACAGTGCCGAAAGTGCATAAATATTCATCGGAATCATTTTCACAAAGGCTTCCAGCGCGCCAATTCCAGCTACTTCATGAGTGGCAAGAATACCACCAATCAAACCGATGATATACGCGCCCCAGCTTGAAACTGGTGAAATGACACAGACAGGTGCAGCGGTGGAATCGATATAATACGCAAGCTTTGCTCTAGAAATACGATGGCGGTCCGTCAATGGACGACTTACATTACCAACTGCTAGAGAATTGAAGTAATCGTCAATGAAAATGATGATACCCAGAACGATCGTCAAGATTTGGGCGCCAACACGGGTCTTCACCTTTTTAATCGCCCATTCACCAAAGGCACGGCTTCCCCCAGCAATCGCAATCAAAGATGTCATGATGCCAAGAATTAATAAGAACAAAAGGATGAATACATTCCAGGTGTTCACTTCCCATGCGCCTGCATCATTCTGTGTGATGAAAAGATCACGTACGATTTCGAAGATCTGTGTGAAACTCGCCAATATATCAAAGTTGTTGAGCATGAATGCTCCGACGAGGATGCCCGTCCCAAGTGACAACAACACCTTTCTCGTCAAGGCCACCATAAGTAATGCTAGTAACGGTGGAATCAAAGAATAAATTGTATTTTCCATTGAATAATGTTCTCCTCCTATTAATTAATCGATGGATAAAATAAAAAAAGGCAACGATAGATAGAAAATAACCTATCGTTACCTTTGTAAGTAACAGTTATCCCCCATCGATCACGTAGTTCTCCACTATCCAATCTTCCCGGATAGTGACAGTGCTACACCTATTAGGTACAGCCCCAACAGTAAACCTTTCGACAAAAGTGTACTGCTTCGGCAAATAACCCTTTCCAGTGATGGTCATCGATGTCTTTCTCGCATCATTGTACTGATGTTCTTTGCTCCACTACCTCATCTGATGATAAGGTCTATGATATTTTTGCGCCATTAAATATTATAAAGGATTAGCTATAAAAATACAAGGATTGTGAGGAGTCGTATAAGCTCAATTGGTGTTCTCTTCTTTTTTCTTTTCTGCTTCATTACTGTTTTCTTGGTTATTATCATCATTGTTCTTGTTTTCGATATCTACCTGCGGATTGATTGGTATGACTGGCTGAGCACCTGAGCTGCCATCCCCTTTATGGTAGTAATACGGCACATCCTGAGGTATTAATTGAGAAACTAACATAACATTCGTTTTAATTACTCTTTCTTTTGTTTCAAACGGAACAACAATTTGGGTCCTTACTATGACTTCGATCCATCCCCGTAAATGAATCGTATTGATGCCTGCATTCTCTGTTGTTTCATGCCAGCTTGATTCCACACTTCCGATGACTCGGAAACGCACCGGTATATTTGGTCCGAGGTTGGCAAGTAAAGCATTATCCGTCGCTCGTCCTAAGGGGATTTCAGTGAAAATACCGTTAGAAAATTCATCTTCTCTGTTGACTTCAATACCAGCAAAGTTTGCAAAATCCGGCTTTTTTCCTTGTTCAATCTGTTCAAGCAAAGATTGAACATTAGCAGTTGCGAGAGATTGGACCTCATTGACGACTTTTGGATCGGTCCCGACCAATGCAACCTTGCCTTCATTATCTAAGGTGACATTGATGAGACCGTCCGTTTTACCGGCATCTACAATCCTGTTTTTAACAGCACTTTGGATTGCAAGTTGAGCCATATCTGCGGTCTCTGTTTCTGCAATCTGCATGAGTGTAGGCTCGATTCCTTTATCTACAAGCCACAATGCCTGTGCGGTCAATAAAGTGAATATGATGAACGATATGATGAAGACATATTGAAATGGAAGAGGTCGTTTTCGGGGACGCCTCCGTATTCTCCACATAAAAATACCCCCTATCTATTGCTATATGTATGCAATGATTGGGGGTTGTATAGCTATTAATTTGGACATAATCATGACTTAGCCATTTTAAGCAGCGCATCACGTCCACTTGTACCTTTAGTGATACCAATTGCTTCGGCTTCTAACGTAACGGACTCTAACGGAGCTTCCAATAGTTGATCGAGGGTTCGTACACCTACAGCCCGCCCTGCGATTATTTTCCGCTCAGCCAATTTTTCATTCAGCAACGCAACATCAAGTGCACCACACATGATATATCCTTTGTCATTGCTGATTGACATGAAGTTGGTTTTCGGTAATGCCACCGTCACGCCTGTAAACAGATGCCCATCGATTTCGATAGGAGTGACCGTAATCATCTTTTCTCACGCTCCTTTTCTCTACTATCAATATGTCATAGTAGTACAAAGCGTGTTGGCGTAGTGCCTATCTTTCAAAGGTTTTTAACTTCCAAGCAAGGACATCCCTAAGCATTTCCGGTAAGTAGAAGATTTTTTCCTCTGCATAATGGACAGATGGAAGCAAACGGCCGAATGTAAGCATATCAATGGCACCAATGGCGTATATTTTTTCTGAATCCAAAGGTTGCCCATTTATTGAAATGCTTTTTACGTGATACTCGCCATCAGCCATGTCTTTCCCCATGATTTCTACACCATCGAAAATCATTCGTCCCATCACTTTCCCGCGAAATCCCAGTCCTTTGACTTCGCGGTGTTCCAATTCCTTGGTCATAGCGTGATGAATCATTTCTTTCAGATATTCGCCTTTCAGCATGATTTTACATGGATTGATTGGATGGGGACACACACGATGGAGATCCCCTTTCGTAACGGGTCCTGCTTTTAATGGTTCCAGCAACAATCCTGCATTGATCATGCTGATTTCCGAATCACACCATTCTCTGATTGCTTCCGCTAATAAACTTGTAAAAGCAGAAGGTCCGAACCACTCCAAATCGAGCGGGCGATCTAGTTCCGTCACGACCTCAGATAAACGTTCATTGGCTTGTTCACTCAATTGGGCAAGAAGCTGTTCACTATTCATATCAGCCTCATACTCCTGCAGGTCGACGCATCGAGCTTTAATATATTCAATTTTTCCTAAGTCTTCATTCCATTCAAGTTCCATGTGACCGATGTAAACACCGAATTTTCCTGCCTGCCCGATACTCGTATCGTTAGCGTGTAAACCATTTGGAAGGACATGATGCGTATGAGCGCCTAATATGATATCAATGTCATCCATTTCAGTTGAAATCTGTTTATCCGCTTCTAATCCAAGGTGTGAAAGCAATATAAGAATATCGACCTGGTTCCGAATCTGTTTTACGGACTCTATGAGCGCTTCATAAGGATCCTGAATCTTCCATCCAAGCTGATTGTAATAGGCTATATACGGAGCGGTCACACCTACCACGCCGATTTTCAAGCCGTTTTGAAGGGCATGGATTTGGTACGGTTTTGCCCATTTCGGCAGCTGTCCGTTTTTCTCTTTCAAATTCGCAACGAGCACTTGAAAGTTTGCTTCATCATATAGATGATCCAGTTGTTCCTTCGAAAACGTGATCCCTTCATTATTACCGATTGTTGCATTTAGAAAATCAGCTTCATTCATCAATAACACATTCCCCTGGCCTGCTGTTCCTTCTGTAATCGGATGAAAACGATCCGCATGGTCTCCAATATCGAAACGCAAAAAAAGTTCATCTTTCTCTTCGTGAATCTGTTGCTGATTCTTCAAGAACCCCATGATCCTCGGCCATTGCTCAAGATGGCTATGTAGATCATTCACATGATACAGATGGAGCTTTTGAATGCTCATTGTATCATCTCCTGTCTATTTCTAATCTCTGTATCTTTCTAGTTAAAAGAGGTCAAGCTGTCGAGGTGCGAGACCCTCGTAATCGATACCTAGCAGTTCGACCA includes:
- a CDS encoding methionine/alanine import family NSS transporter small subunit; amino-acid sequence: MTGGAITMMVIGMVVLWGGLAASIANAVKTSKQK
- the yunB gene encoding sporulation protein YunB, with amino-acid sequence MWRIRRRPRKRPLPFQYVFIISFIIFTLLTAQALWLVDKGIEPTLMQIAETETADMAQLAIQSAVKNRIVDAGKTDGLINVTLDNEGKVALVGTDPKVVNEVQSLATANVQSLLEQIEQGKKPDFANFAGIEVNREDEFSNGIFTEIPLGRATDNALLANLGPNIPVRFRVIGSVESSWHETTENAGINTIHLRGWIEVIVRTQIVVPFETKERVIKTNVMLVSQLIPQDVPYYYHKGDGSSGAQPVIPINPQVDIENKNNDDNNQENSNEAEKKKEENTN
- a CDS encoding YunC family protein: MITVTPIEIDGHLFTGVTVALPKTNFMSISNDKGYIMCGALDVALLNEKLAERKIIAGRAVGVRTLDQLLEAPLESVTLEAEAIGITKGTSGRDALLKMAKS
- a CDS encoding DUF3055 domain-containing protein yields the protein MTERFFLYDDVEETKTRFVSFMGENQRFDLAITKTDRHYGKPLVLDIQGGRFAIIGPDDLEEPGYLEHAFNLNEEDAHELREFLEEEVLS
- a CDS encoding Na+/H+ antiporter NhaC family protein produces the protein MENTIYSLIPPLLALLMVALTRKVLLSLGTGILVGAFMLNNFDILASFTQIFEIVRDLFITQNDAGAWEVNTWNVFILLFLLILGIMTSLIAIAGGSRAFGEWAIKKVKTRVGAQILTIVLGIIIFIDDYFNSLAVGNVSRPLTDRHRISRAKLAYYIDSTAAPVCVISPVSSWGAYIIGLIGGILATHEVAGIGALEAFVKMIPMNIYALSALLLVFATALWNINLFSMKTHEERAVNEGHVLNPDNKAVPGQQIGLPESDKGKVGDLIWPIVALIVGTVAAMLYTGAQATEGNVTLLSMFENTDVAKSLVYGGLFGLTVTIVLFLMKKLPGKHFGTGIWKGIQSMLPAIYILIFAWVIIAIIDEIGTGKYLAGIVDDNINIAFLPVLLFLISGIMAFATGTSWGTFGVMLPIAGEIAAATDISYILPVLAAVLAGSVFGDHCSPISDTTILSSTGAGSNHIDHVMTQLPYALLAAVISSVGFLIIGFTQSVTLSLLVSLVLVIIVAFILKKMNFTSIESPREQN
- a CDS encoding sodium-dependent transporter, whose translation is MENRAQWGSRAGFILAAVGSAIGLGNIWRFPAVAYDNGGGAFFIPYLIALLTAGIPLLVLEFTIGHKYRGSAPLTYHRMNKKAEWIGWWQVFISFVISTYYAVIIAWAISYSIFALNLKWGEDTEGFLFSEYLNLSAPGEVGSLVPGVFIPLLIVWVITLSVLFKGVKKGIEAANKIFIPALVILFLIIVIRAVTLPGAASGLEAFFQPNFDAIWDGKVWVAAYGQIFFSLSIAFAIMITYSSYLPKKSDITNNAFITGFSNSGFELLAGIGVFSALGFMAVAANVPVDEVVTGGVGLAFVVFPQIINQFPAMNELFGFLFFASLVLAGLSSLISIVETYVAGFSEKFGTSRTKAVFVGGGLAALVSILFATQGGLFFLDAADYFINQFGVALVGLVEVVAIAWFLRKLSVFQTHANEISDIRLGGWWKICLGIITPVILGYMMFQLFKQNLMREFPTDSGNYENYSDFFIFYSGWLVAIGAVVVGILFSLKKWNKNTSLDSEKEVN
- a CDS encoding bifunctional UDP-sugar hydrolase/5'-nucleotidase gives rise to the protein MSIQKLHLYHVNDLHSHLEQWPRIMGFLKNQQQIHEEKDELFLRFDIGDHADRFHPITEGTAGQGNVLLMNEADFLNATIGNNEGITFSKEQLDHLYDEANFQVLVANLKEKNGQLPKWAKPYQIHALQNGLKIGVVGVTAPYIAYYNQLGWKIQDPYEALIESVKQIRNQVDILILLSHLGLEADKQISTEMDDIDIILGAHTHHVLPNGLHANDTSIGQAGKFGVYIGHMELEWNEDLGKIEYIKARCVDLQEYEADMNSEQLLAQLSEQANERLSEVVTELDRPLDLEWFGPSAFTSLLAEAIREWCDSEISMINAGLLLEPLKAGPVTKGDLHRVCPHPINPCKIMLKGEYLKEMIHHAMTKELEHREVKGLGFRGKVMGRMIFDGVEIMGKDMADGEYHVKSISINGQPLDSEKIYAIGAIDMLTFGRLLPSVHYAEEKIFYLPEMLRDVLAWKLKTFER
- a CDS encoding YhcN/YlaJ family sporulation lipoprotein gives rise to the protein MKKFIIAGLTFTMLFLPACGMDKGDYDGANGNGMNPTLDVKDRAGTPGKTPQEATDDFGYTRIQSPTDDRRNFGGGPQLDKKQLSNTISRMIMQNRVVRDSATLVTSDRVLIVYDAETDDRERTADMVKRSAMSVVPRWFHVYVSDDTTLFEYIERYKNMDETSTNVKRSIDGLIKEMKKSPQGYTDPDKDGEMEGKGISEGRK
- the lipA gene encoding lipoyl synthase; the encoded protein is MAKKEEHIRKPEWLKIKLNTNENYTGLKKMMREKNLHTVCEEARCPNIHECWAVRKTATFMILGDVCTRACRFCAVKTGLPNELDLKEPERVAESVKLMGLKHAVITAVARDDLKDGGSGVYAETVRAVRRANPFCTVEVLPSDMMGKYENLKTLMDARPDILNHNIETVERLTPRVRARATYERSLEFLRRAKEMQPDIPTKSSIMVGLGETKEEIIQTMDDLRANNVDIMTIGQYLQPTKKHLKVQKYYHPDEFAELKEIAMSKGFSHCESGPLVRSSYHADEQVNAASKQRQQEAK
- a CDS encoding M23 family metallopeptidase, which produces MKKFVLLVIFIIGVSIGTTEIAEAKKTYQKEDVGRYALYHKMEALTSIPWYYLGAIDQYERSIRRAQKDLPEEEGLIGIYYSPIQWVGPLNTNLDDTNASTISLFGGIGLDGNNDGKADRNNDEDVLYTFAHYLQAYGFDEENIKIGLWDYYHRDKTVDIIMGIAKVYREYQTLSLNERAFPVPIRANYSFRNTWGDRRGFGGLRIHEGTDIFADYGVPVRATTYGIVEIAGWNRFGGWRVGIRDLNNVYHYYAHLKGFEKGIGKGSVVKPGQTIGYVGSSGYGPPGTAGKFPPHLHYGMYRDNGYNEWSFDPYPYLKAWERQDRNKK